One region of Culex pipiens pallens isolate TS chromosome 2, TS_CPP_V2, whole genome shotgun sequence genomic DNA includes:
- the LOC120419603 gene encoding protein G12-like: MKTIFVVATLVAFAAASSIPETPRGLNEDLQDFLALVPVDKFVALALDYFQNDKEVQHAFEYLQGEEFSTIWDQLFALKEIKELLKYLHDAGLDVYNWLNVVADVFGLNHVKPVRAVRSIKTGGLSGFLDEALALLPKEEIKALFEDKLKTSPEFKALYEKLRHADFQKLVDFYNNSKEVQSLFAKLREHGIDVDKFVELVAGFFGWGQ, from the exons ATGAAGACCATCTTCGTTGTAGCTACCCTGGTGGCCTTCGCCGCTGCCTCCTCAATCCCGGAGACCCCCCGTGGTCTCAACGAGGATCTCCAGGACTTCTTGGCGCTGGTCCCGGTGGACAAGTTCGTGGCGTTGGCCCTCGATTACTTCCAAAACGACAAGGAGGTCCAGCACGCCTTCGAGTACCTGCAGGGCGAGGAGTTCTCCACCATCTGGGATCAGCTGTTCGCACTGAAGGAGATCAAGGAACTGCTCAAGTATCTGCACGATGCCGGTCTGGACGTGTACAACTGGTTGAACGTCGTCGCGGACGTTTTCGGACTGAACCACGTCAAGCCTGTGCGGGCCGTTCGAAGCA TCAAGACCGGAGGCCTCAGCGGATTCCTGGACGAAGCCCTGGCCCTGCTGCCCAAGGAGGAAATCAAGGCCCTGTTCGAGGACAAGCTGAAGACCAGCCCGGAGTTCAAGGCTCTGTACGAGAAGCTGCGTCACGCTGACTTCCAGAAGTTGGTTGACTTCTACAAC AACTCCAAGGAGGTCCAATCGCTGTTCGCCAAGCTGCGTGAGCACGGAATCGACGTTGACAAGTTCGTGGAACTCGTTGCCGGTTTCTTTGGATGGGGACAGTAA